A single window of Arvicola amphibius chromosome 15, mArvAmp1.2, whole genome shotgun sequence DNA harbors:
- the Brme1 gene encoding break repair meiotic recombinase recruitment factor 1 isoform X2 → MNKKKKQRDSGNSLPSSKPSKNPRLKDPQGSPQSSMLMQSHHSRELEDSPESTASVEPDGEESRPAASSLVEDTRAASDLLESREELVPLPPSQNSGGRFVPQFAKPKKTIKRKAKAWEEAPESCTGSQETWPELGALQAGSQPKKESPRFPLHDARRPEDQTWADGACSEERTISPDAGSLGNNDFEMQRARVQDSSTSQERHLSDGDAEGREADGRASQEGGAQGGEPQEEGILSISAPAPASDPIVPVPTHILSSTDAAPSCSSPEDASLTDNVITAVSLDPSVLQQRVPEVVGLPGSPDGQTPGGDCTGTLLGYTPLAEETTAGREEVRWEEGSPGGILASLTETAVPEKEEPMVDAGDPGHIEQEMGPAVKTKDPDSDGQLPGGIGMLPLQAQPMNQKVEELSSLNCHGDFEGLSLSPHTSSQLEHSHAASDLPQRTKACHSSPGIPIDLAGRQPSVPSSRDQAAWQESSAMELDFLPDSQIQDALDAPNVEALPEQGSPAGNVPGLGWPVSSPYAIGGSPKAVTKAHPRLAAGTWAQEACRMQDATDTVRGLVVELSSLNRLIMSTHRELEAFKRRKAKPLPYLTKGLGSLARGDQGWRDL, encoded by the exons GGAACAGCCTCCCTTCCTCAAAACCTTCTAAGAACCCACGGCTGAAAGACCCCCAGGGAAGTCCCCAGAGCTCCATGCTGATGCAGTCACACCATTCCAGAGAGTTGGAAGACAGCCCAGAATCTACTGCCTCTGTAGAGCCAGATGGGGAGGAATCACGACCCGCAGCTTCCAG CCTTGTGGAGGATACAAGAGCTGCCTCTGACCTCCTGGAGTCACGGGAAGAGCTGGTCCCCCTGCCTCCTTCTCAG AACTCAGGTGGGAGGTTTGTCCCCCAGTTTGCCAAACCaaagaagacaataaaaagaaaagccaaggcGTGGGAAGAGGCTCCAGAAAGCTGCACCGGAAGCCAG gaaacatgGCCAGAGCTGGGTGCCCTCCAGGCAGGAAGCCAGCCAAAGAAGGAGTCCCCGAGGTTCCCTCTCCATGATGCCCGGAGGCCAGAAGACCAGACATGGGCAGATGGTGCCTGCTCAGAGGAGAGGACCATCTCACCAGATGCTGGAAGCCTAGGGAACAATGACTTTGAGATGCAGAGGGCCAGGGTTCAAGACAGTAGTACTAGCCAGGAAAGGCACCTGTCAGATGGTGATgctgaagggagagaggcagatggcAGAGCCTCACAGGAAGGAGGTGCCCAAGGAGGGGAACCCCAGGAAGAAGGCATCCTCTCCATTTCAGCACCAGCCCCTGCCTCAGACCCCATTGTACCTGTCCCCACGCACATACTCAGTAGCACAGATGCAGCACCAAGCTGCAGCAGCCCAGAAGATGCCTCTCTTACTGACAATGTCATCACAGCTGTGAGCTTAGATCCCTCTGTGCTGCAACAGAGGGTTCCAGAGGTGGTTGGGCTGCCAGGCTCTCCAGATGGACAGACCCCTGGTGGAGACTGCACTGGGACTCTGCTGGGCTACACACCTCTTGCTGAGGAGAccacagcaggcagagaggaggtCAGGTGGGAAGAGGGGTCCCCTGGTGGCATCCTGGCAAGCCTCACTGAGACTGCAGTTCCCGAGAAAGAAGAGCCTATGGTGGATGCTGGAGATCCAGGCCATATAGAACAGGAAATGGGTCCCGCTGTCAAGACCAAGGACCCTGACTCTGATGGACAGTTGCCAGGAGGGATAGGAATGCTGCCTTTACAGGCCCAGCCCATGAACCAAAAGGTAGAGGAGTTAAGCAGCCTGAACTGTCATGGAGACTTTGAGGGCCTCAGCTTGTCCCCTCATACCTCCTCTCAGCTAGAGCATAGCCATGCAGCTAGTGACCTTCCCCAGAGGACCAAGGCCTGTCATAGCAGTCCAGGAATTCCCATAGACCTGGCAGGACGGCAGCCATCAGTTCCCAGTTCTAGAGATCAGGCTGCATGGCAGGAGTCCTCAGCAATGGAACTAGACTTCCTGCCCGACAGCCAGATACAAGACGCCCTGGATGCCCCCAATGTGGAGGCCCTACCTGAGCAG GGTTCTCCTGCAGGGAATGTGCCAGGCCTTGGCTGGCCTGTCTCTAGCCCATATGCCATCGGAGGATCCCCAAAGGCAGTGACCAAAGCTCATCCCAG ACTGGCTGCGGGGACCTGGGCACAAGAGGCCTGCAGGATGCAAGACGCCACAGACACCGTGCGTGGCCTTGTGGTAGAGCTCTCCAGTCTCAA CCGGCTGATTATGAGCACCCACCGGGAACTGGAGGCCTTCAAGCGCAGGAAAGCCAAGCCTCTGCCTTACCTGACAAAGGGGTTGGGGAGCCTTGCTAGAGGGGATCAGGGCTGGAGGGACCTATAG
- the Brme1 gene encoding break repair meiotic recombinase recruitment factor 1 isoform X1: protein MNKKKKQRDSGNSLPSSKPSKNPRLKDPQGSPQSSMLMQSHHSRELEDSPESTASVEPDGEESRPAASSSLVEDTRAASDLLESREELVPLPPSQNSGGRFVPQFAKPKKTIKRKAKAWEEAPESCTGSQETWPELGALQAGSQPKKESPRFPLHDARRPEDQTWADGACSEERTISPDAGSLGNNDFEMQRARVQDSSTSQERHLSDGDAEGREADGRASQEGGAQGGEPQEEGILSISAPAPASDPIVPVPTHILSSTDAAPSCSSPEDASLTDNVITAVSLDPSVLQQRVPEVVGLPGSPDGQTPGGDCTGTLLGYTPLAEETTAGREEVRWEEGSPGGILASLTETAVPEKEEPMVDAGDPGHIEQEMGPAVKTKDPDSDGQLPGGIGMLPLQAQPMNQKVEELSSLNCHGDFEGLSLSPHTSSQLEHSHAASDLPQRTKACHSSPGIPIDLAGRQPSVPSSRDQAAWQESSAMELDFLPDSQIQDALDAPNVEALPEQGSPAGNVPGLGWPVSSPYAIGGSPKAVTKAHPRLAAGTWAQEACRMQDATDTVRGLVVELSSLNRLIMSTHRELEAFKRRKAKPLPYLTKGLGSLARGDQGWRDL from the exons GGAACAGCCTCCCTTCCTCAAAACCTTCTAAGAACCCACGGCTGAAAGACCCCCAGGGAAGTCCCCAGAGCTCCATGCTGATGCAGTCACACCATTCCAGAGAGTTGGAAGACAGCCCAGAATCTACTGCCTCTGTAGAGCCAGATGGGGAGGAATCACGACCCGCAGCTTCCAG CAGCCTTGTGGAGGATACAAGAGCTGCCTCTGACCTCCTGGAGTCACGGGAAGAGCTGGTCCCCCTGCCTCCTTCTCAG AACTCAGGTGGGAGGTTTGTCCCCCAGTTTGCCAAACCaaagaagacaataaaaagaaaagccaaggcGTGGGAAGAGGCTCCAGAAAGCTGCACCGGAAGCCAG gaaacatgGCCAGAGCTGGGTGCCCTCCAGGCAGGAAGCCAGCCAAAGAAGGAGTCCCCGAGGTTCCCTCTCCATGATGCCCGGAGGCCAGAAGACCAGACATGGGCAGATGGTGCCTGCTCAGAGGAGAGGACCATCTCACCAGATGCTGGAAGCCTAGGGAACAATGACTTTGAGATGCAGAGGGCCAGGGTTCAAGACAGTAGTACTAGCCAGGAAAGGCACCTGTCAGATGGTGATgctgaagggagagaggcagatggcAGAGCCTCACAGGAAGGAGGTGCCCAAGGAGGGGAACCCCAGGAAGAAGGCATCCTCTCCATTTCAGCACCAGCCCCTGCCTCAGACCCCATTGTACCTGTCCCCACGCACATACTCAGTAGCACAGATGCAGCACCAAGCTGCAGCAGCCCAGAAGATGCCTCTCTTACTGACAATGTCATCACAGCTGTGAGCTTAGATCCCTCTGTGCTGCAACAGAGGGTTCCAGAGGTGGTTGGGCTGCCAGGCTCTCCAGATGGACAGACCCCTGGTGGAGACTGCACTGGGACTCTGCTGGGCTACACACCTCTTGCTGAGGAGAccacagcaggcagagaggaggtCAGGTGGGAAGAGGGGTCCCCTGGTGGCATCCTGGCAAGCCTCACTGAGACTGCAGTTCCCGAGAAAGAAGAGCCTATGGTGGATGCTGGAGATCCAGGCCATATAGAACAGGAAATGGGTCCCGCTGTCAAGACCAAGGACCCTGACTCTGATGGACAGTTGCCAGGAGGGATAGGAATGCTGCCTTTACAGGCCCAGCCCATGAACCAAAAGGTAGAGGAGTTAAGCAGCCTGAACTGTCATGGAGACTTTGAGGGCCTCAGCTTGTCCCCTCATACCTCCTCTCAGCTAGAGCATAGCCATGCAGCTAGTGACCTTCCCCAGAGGACCAAGGCCTGTCATAGCAGTCCAGGAATTCCCATAGACCTGGCAGGACGGCAGCCATCAGTTCCCAGTTCTAGAGATCAGGCTGCATGGCAGGAGTCCTCAGCAATGGAACTAGACTTCCTGCCCGACAGCCAGATACAAGACGCCCTGGATGCCCCCAATGTGGAGGCCCTACCTGAGCAG GGTTCTCCTGCAGGGAATGTGCCAGGCCTTGGCTGGCCTGTCTCTAGCCCATATGCCATCGGAGGATCCCCAAAGGCAGTGACCAAAGCTCATCCCAG ACTGGCTGCGGGGACCTGGGCACAAGAGGCCTGCAGGATGCAAGACGCCACAGACACCGTGCGTGGCCTTGTGGTAGAGCTCTCCAGTCTCAA CCGGCTGATTATGAGCACCCACCGGGAACTGGAGGCCTTCAAGCGCAGGAAAGCCAAGCCTCTGCCTTACCTGACAAAGGGGTTGGGGAGCCTTGCTAGAGGGGATCAGGGCTGGAGGGACCTATAG
- the Brme1 gene encoding break repair meiotic recombinase recruitment factor 1 isoform X3: MLMQSHHSRELEDSPESTASVEPDGEESRPAASSSLVEDTRAASDLLESREELVPLPPSQNSGGRFVPQFAKPKKTIKRKAKAWEEAPESCTGSQETWPELGALQAGSQPKKESPRFPLHDARRPEDQTWADGACSEERTISPDAGSLGNNDFEMQRARVQDSSTSQERHLSDGDAEGREADGRASQEGGAQGGEPQEEGILSISAPAPASDPIVPVPTHILSSTDAAPSCSSPEDASLTDNVITAVSLDPSVLQQRVPEVVGLPGSPDGQTPGGDCTGTLLGYTPLAEETTAGREEVRWEEGSPGGILASLTETAVPEKEEPMVDAGDPGHIEQEMGPAVKTKDPDSDGQLPGGIGMLPLQAQPMNQKVEELSSLNCHGDFEGLSLSPHTSSQLEHSHAASDLPQRTKACHSSPGIPIDLAGRQPSVPSSRDQAAWQESSAMELDFLPDSQIQDALDAPNVEALPEQGSPAGNVPGLGWPVSSPYAIGGSPKAVTKAHPRLAAGTWAQEACRMQDATDTVRGLVVELSSLNRLIMSTHRELEAFKRRKAKPLPYLTKGLGSLARGDQGWRDL; this comes from the exons ATGCTGATGCAGTCACACCATTCCAGAGAGTTGGAAGACAGCCCAGAATCTACTGCCTCTGTAGAGCCAGATGGGGAGGAATCACGACCCGCAGCTTCCAG CAGCCTTGTGGAGGATACAAGAGCTGCCTCTGACCTCCTGGAGTCACGGGAAGAGCTGGTCCCCCTGCCTCCTTCTCAG AACTCAGGTGGGAGGTTTGTCCCCCAGTTTGCCAAACCaaagaagacaataaaaagaaaagccaaggcGTGGGAAGAGGCTCCAGAAAGCTGCACCGGAAGCCAG gaaacatgGCCAGAGCTGGGTGCCCTCCAGGCAGGAAGCCAGCCAAAGAAGGAGTCCCCGAGGTTCCCTCTCCATGATGCCCGGAGGCCAGAAGACCAGACATGGGCAGATGGTGCCTGCTCAGAGGAGAGGACCATCTCACCAGATGCTGGAAGCCTAGGGAACAATGACTTTGAGATGCAGAGGGCCAGGGTTCAAGACAGTAGTACTAGCCAGGAAAGGCACCTGTCAGATGGTGATgctgaagggagagaggcagatggcAGAGCCTCACAGGAAGGAGGTGCCCAAGGAGGGGAACCCCAGGAAGAAGGCATCCTCTCCATTTCAGCACCAGCCCCTGCCTCAGACCCCATTGTACCTGTCCCCACGCACATACTCAGTAGCACAGATGCAGCACCAAGCTGCAGCAGCCCAGAAGATGCCTCTCTTACTGACAATGTCATCACAGCTGTGAGCTTAGATCCCTCTGTGCTGCAACAGAGGGTTCCAGAGGTGGTTGGGCTGCCAGGCTCTCCAGATGGACAGACCCCTGGTGGAGACTGCACTGGGACTCTGCTGGGCTACACACCTCTTGCTGAGGAGAccacagcaggcagagaggaggtCAGGTGGGAAGAGGGGTCCCCTGGTGGCATCCTGGCAAGCCTCACTGAGACTGCAGTTCCCGAGAAAGAAGAGCCTATGGTGGATGCTGGAGATCCAGGCCATATAGAACAGGAAATGGGTCCCGCTGTCAAGACCAAGGACCCTGACTCTGATGGACAGTTGCCAGGAGGGATAGGAATGCTGCCTTTACAGGCCCAGCCCATGAACCAAAAGGTAGAGGAGTTAAGCAGCCTGAACTGTCATGGAGACTTTGAGGGCCTCAGCTTGTCCCCTCATACCTCCTCTCAGCTAGAGCATAGCCATGCAGCTAGTGACCTTCCCCAGAGGACCAAGGCCTGTCATAGCAGTCCAGGAATTCCCATAGACCTGGCAGGACGGCAGCCATCAGTTCCCAGTTCTAGAGATCAGGCTGCATGGCAGGAGTCCTCAGCAATGGAACTAGACTTCCTGCCCGACAGCCAGATACAAGACGCCCTGGATGCCCCCAATGTGGAGGCCCTACCTGAGCAG GGTTCTCCTGCAGGGAATGTGCCAGGCCTTGGCTGGCCTGTCTCTAGCCCATATGCCATCGGAGGATCCCCAAAGGCAGTGACCAAAGCTCATCCCAG ACTGGCTGCGGGGACCTGGGCACAAGAGGCCTGCAGGATGCAAGACGCCACAGACACCGTGCGTGGCCTTGTGGTAGAGCTCTCCAGTCTCAA CCGGCTGATTATGAGCACCCACCGGGAACTGGAGGCCTTCAAGCGCAGGAAAGCCAAGCCTCTGCCTTACCTGACAAAGGGGTTGGGGAGCCTTGCTAGAGGGGATCAGGGCTGGAGGGACCTATAG